A window of the Gemmatimonadota bacterium genome harbors these coding sequences:
- a CDS encoding TetR/AcrR family transcriptional regulator — MAAASTEKTSLTPPKQTRSRRTLERIVSASLSILDEQGAAGLTVQAVVARAGSSVGSFYARFRGKSDLLDYLAARVWQEALERWSEALESRDWSVLELRELAAGSVGLLFDAQRSRSTYLRALDRAAGGNDEAYTAFREQLLEGISELLLARKDEIDHLRPELAVRLGLLAVLGVVDAEDPTSGDPLPRSVLVTEATELLLGYLVPTGPPGSSEGVDFFEIWG, encoded by the coding sequence ATGGCTGCCGCTTCGACTGAGAAGACCAGTCTCACCCCACCGAAACAGACGCGATCGCGCCGCACGCTGGAGCGGATCGTTAGCGCCTCGCTCAGCATTCTGGATGAGCAGGGCGCGGCGGGCCTCACGGTCCAGGCGGTCGTCGCCCGCGCGGGCTCGTCGGTCGGATCCTTTTACGCCCGGTTCAGGGGCAAGAGTGATCTACTCGACTACCTGGCTGCGCGGGTTTGGCAGGAGGCGCTCGAGCGTTGGAGCGAAGCCCTGGAGTCCCGTGACTGGTCCGTTCTCGAGCTGCGAGAGCTCGCTGCTGGGTCTGTTGGGCTGCTCTTCGACGCGCAGCGCTCCCGGTCGACCTACCTACGCGCCCTCGACCGTGCGGCGGGTGGCAACGACGAAGCGTACACGGCCTTCCGCGAGCAGCTTCTCGAGGGCATCTCGGAGCTGCTTCTCGCTCGGAAGGACGAGATCGATCATCTCAGGCCGGAGCTCGCGGTCCGGCTCGGGCTGCTAGCCGTGCTCGGCGTCGTCGACGCGGAGGATCCGACGAGCGGTGACCCACTGCCCCGTTCGGTGCTCGTCACGGAGGCGACGGAGCTGCTGCTGGGCTACCTGGTCCCGACCGGACCGCCAGGCTCCTCCGAGGGCGTCGACTTCTTCGAGATCTGGGGATAG